The Chryseobacterium nakagawai genome has a segment encoding these proteins:
- a CDS encoding AAA family ATPase → MKNRTNWYVITGGPSTGKTTVVNLLAEKGYNTAIEHARHYIETMSIGGKTVAEIRENKLEFQQGVLKMQIEQEAKLDPEEAVFLDRAIPDALAYYRFLGLEPDALLNAALAHVDYKKVFILDRLPLVKDYARTENESEQRHIHSLIIEVYKSLSFPIVHVPVLPPEERVQFILNNL, encoded by the coding sequence ATGAAGAACAGGACAAATTGGTATGTCATTACGGGAGGCCCATCAACAGGTAAAACTACGGTTGTGAACCTCTTGGCTGAAAAAGGATATAATACAGCCATAGAACATGCCCGGCATTACATAGAAACGATGAGCATCGGCGGAAAGACCGTAGCGGAAATCAGGGAAAATAAGCTGGAATTTCAACAAGGCGTACTGAAAATGCAGATTGAACAGGAAGCAAAGCTCGACCCGGAGGAAGCGGTATTTTTGGATAGGGCTATACCCGATGCCCTTGCCTACTATCGTTTTTTAGGGCTTGAACCGGATGCCCTGCTGAATGCTGCTTTAGCGCATGTTGATTATAAGAAAGTATTTATACTTGACAGGCTCCCGCTTGTAAAGGATTATGCGAGAACCGAAAATGAAAGTGAACAACGCCATATACATTCTCTTATAATCGAAGTTTATAAATCCCTGTCTTTTCCGATTGTACACGTGCCTGTGCTGCCACCGGAAGAAAGGGTTCAGTTCATTCTTAACAATCTATAA
- a CDS encoding heavy-metal-associated domain-containing protein, which yields MENKQFQFKTNINCGGCIASVKPHLDKAEGICHWEVDTANKDKVLTVKSEGITEQEVISTVQKAGFKIEPLDA from the coding sequence ATGGAAAATAAACAATTTCAATTCAAGACGAACATCAATTGCGGCGGTTGTATCGCATCTGTAAAGCCGCACTTGGACAAGGCAGAGGGCATCTGCCATTGGGAAGTGGACACGGCCAACAAGGACAAGGTACTTACCGTGAAGTCCGAGGGCATTACCGAGCAGGAAGTAATATCGACCGTGCAAAAGGCAGGCTTCAAAATAGAACCTTTGGATGCCTAA
- a CDS encoding DUF3347 domain-containing protein, which yields MKSLSKIVMVIAVLLSSINGFAQIKNAKTETVKIYGNCGICKTTIEKAGNVKKVASVDWNKDTKMATLTYDGDKTNQDEILKRIALAGYDSEKFRAPDDVYAKLAGCCQYDRPVKTVAKNKEAGMDMNAGHGNHDHSQMAANKDAAQNQSQLKAVFDNYFSVKDALIKTDAATASAKAAELAASLKAVDMNKLSAEEHTAWMKVMQDLTANAESISKSKDVAKQRSAFAALSGSIYTLAKVSKQDTPVYYQHCPMYNGGKGANWLSKENAVKNPYYGSQMLTCGSTVETIK from the coding sequence ATGAAATCATTATCAAAAATAGTGATGGTAATCGCCGTATTACTATCATCAATAAACGGCTTCGCACAAATCAAGAATGCGAAAACAGAAACCGTAAAGATTTACGGCAATTGTGGTATATGCAAAACCACCATCGAAAAAGCAGGTAACGTAAAAAAGGTAGCCAGTGTTGACTGGAACAAAGATACCAAGATGGCTACGCTCACCTATGACGGCGACAAAACAAATCAGGATGAAATCCTGAAACGTATCGCTTTGGCTGGTTATGACAGTGAGAAGTTCCGTGCGCCGGATGACGTATATGCTAAACTGGCTGGTTGCTGCCAGTATGATAGACCAGTGAAGACGGTTGCCAAAAACAAGGAGGCGGGAATGGACATGAATGCCGGACATGGCAATCACGACCATAGCCAAATGGCAGCTAACAAAGATGCAGCCCAAAACCAATCACAGCTAAAGGCTGTATTTGACAACTACTTTTCAGTGAAAGATGCTTTGATAAAAACCGATGCGGCGACCGCATCTGCCAAAGCCGCTGAATTGGCTGCATCCCTTAAAGCAGTCGATATGAATAAGCTATCGGCAGAGGAACATACGGCTTGGATGAAAGTGATGCAGGACTTGACGGCCAATGCGGAAAGCATTTCAAAATCAAAAGATGTTGCAAAACAAAGAAGTGCTTTTGCGGCACTTTCGGGAAGCATCTACACACTGGCCAAAGTGTCTAAACAGGATACTCCCGTTTATTACCAGCACTGCCCTATGTACAACGGAGGTAAGGGAGCCAATTGGCTAAGTAAAGAGAATGCTGTTAAAAACCCATATTACGGCTCACAGATGCTTACCTGCGGCAGTACGGTCGAAACCATTAAATAA
- a CDS encoding heavy metal translocating P-type ATPase → MATNRENIYIPLEDVESEHCALIVEKGLAQVKGVETHKVELNNRRAAITVVSNETVGEAVKAIKDLGYGVPTVKSAFPVLGMTCASCAGSAESIVKYQPGVVNASVNFATGNLTVEYLPNMTDASTLQKAVQGVGYDLLIEDETKQQETLEAIHEKKFRTLKNKTIWAIILSLPVVIIGMFFMDMPYADPIMWLFSTPVVIWLGRDFFVNAWKQAKHRSANMDTLVALSTGIAYLFSVFNMLFADFWHQRGLHAHVYFEAAAVIIAFILLGKLLEERAKGNTSSAIKKLMGLQPKTVIVVQADGTEKQTAIEDVSAGDVILVKPGEKIAVDGMVISGNSYVDESMLSGEPVPVLKKEKEKVFAGTINQKGSFRFRAVKVGKETMLAHIIKRVQDAQGSKAPVQKLVDRIAGIFVPTVIGIAILTFTLWLILGGENGVVQGLLAAVTVLVIACPCALGLATPTAIMVGVGKGAENGILIKDAESLELAKKVNAIVLDKTGTITEGRPQVTGIKWLNNEDTAKEILLSIEKQSEHPLAEAVVKHLGDVATTSLSMFDSITGKGAKADHDNETYYVGNKKLLAENNIAIAGELQDQAEEWGKQSKTVIWFANSKKALAVIAIADKIKETSVQAIREMQEMGIDLYMLTGDNEATAKAIAEQTGIKHYKAEVLPQHKADFVKELQSKGKVVAMVGDGINDSTALATADVSIAMGKGSDIAMDVAKMTIISSDLTKIPQAIRLSKQTVATIKQNLFWAFIYNVIGIPVAAGILYPVNGFLLNPMIAGAAMALSSVSVVSNSLRLKWKK, encoded by the coding sequence ATGGCGACAAACAGAGAAAATATATACATTCCATTGGAGGATGTAGAAAGCGAACACTGTGCATTAATCGTTGAAAAGGGATTGGCACAGGTAAAAGGCGTAGAAACCCATAAAGTAGAGCTGAACAACCGAAGGGCAGCGATTACTGTAGTTAGCAATGAAACCGTAGGCGAGGCTGTTAAGGCAATTAAAGATTTAGGTTACGGAGTTCCTACGGTTAAAAGTGCTTTTCCGGTATTGGGCATGACCTGTGCATCCTGTGCGGGCAGTGCCGAAAGCATTGTGAAATACCAACCGGGAGTAGTTAATGCTTCCGTGAACTTTGCAACGGGCAATCTTACCGTGGAATATCTGCCCAATATGACCGATGCCTCCACCCTGCAAAAAGCGGTTCAGGGAGTAGGTTACGACCTATTGATTGAAGACGAAACCAAGCAGCAGGAAACGCTCGAAGCCATCCACGAAAAGAAATTCCGAACCTTGAAAAACAAGACCATTTGGGCAATTATCCTTTCCCTGCCCGTGGTAATCATAGGAATGTTCTTTATGGATATGCCCTATGCAGACCCGATAATGTGGCTCTTTTCCACGCCCGTTGTAATATGGTTGGGCAGGGATTTTTTTGTAAACGCTTGGAAGCAGGCAAAGCACCGTTCCGCCAATATGGATACGCTGGTGGCATTGAGTACAGGTATTGCGTACCTGTTCAGTGTTTTCAATATGCTGTTTGCCGACTTTTGGCATCAACGGGGACTGCATGCTCACGTATATTTTGAAGCGGCTGCCGTTATTATCGCATTCATCCTCTTGGGAAAACTGCTGGAAGAAAGAGCCAAAGGCAACACCTCTTCAGCCATTAAGAAGCTGATGGGCTTGCAGCCAAAAACGGTCATCGTGGTACAGGCGGACGGAACGGAAAAGCAGACCGCTATCGAAGACGTAAGCGCAGGCGATGTGATACTCGTAAAGCCCGGTGAAAAGATTGCGGTAGACGGCATGGTCATATCGGGCAATTCGTATGTGGACGAAAGCATGTTAAGCGGTGAGCCTGTACCTGTATTGAAAAAAGAAAAAGAAAAAGTATTTGCAGGAACGATTAACCAAAAAGGCAGCTTCCGGTTCAGGGCGGTAAAAGTGGGCAAAGAAACCATGCTTGCCCACATCATCAAAAGGGTGCAGGATGCACAGGGAAGCAAAGCACCCGTACAGAAACTGGTCGATAGGATTGCGGGCATCTTTGTTCCCACAGTGATAGGTATTGCCATCCTGACATTTACGCTATGGTTGATTTTGGGAGGCGAAAACGGGGTTGTTCAAGGTCTGTTGGCAGCCGTTACGGTATTGGTCATTGCCTGCCCCTGTGCTTTAGGCTTAGCGACACCCACCGCTATTATGGTAGGCGTTGGTAAAGGTGCTGAAAATGGCATTTTGATAAAGGATGCCGAAAGTTTGGAACTGGCCAAAAAAGTAAATGCCATCGTTTTGGACAAAACCGGAACCATCACCGAGGGAAGACCACAGGTAACGGGCATTAAATGGCTGAACAATGAGGACACTGCAAAAGAAATCCTTTTGAGCATCGAAAAGCAATCCGAGCATCCATTGGCAGAAGCCGTAGTGAAGCATCTTGGCGATGTAGCGACCACCTCTTTATCCATGTTCGACAGCATTACGGGCAAAGGCGCAAAAGCAGACCATGACAACGAAACCTATTATGTAGGCAACAAAAAGCTATTGGCAGAAAACAACATTGCCATTGCCGGAGAATTACAAGACCAGGCCGAAGAATGGGGCAAACAGTCTAAAACCGTTATCTGGTTTGCAAACAGCAAAAAGGCTCTTGCTGTAATCGCTATCGCCGATAAGATTAAGGAAACATCGGTGCAGGCTATCCGGGAAATGCAGGAAATGGGCATTGACCTGTATATGCTGACCGGAGATAATGAAGCTACCGCTAAAGCCATTGCGGAGCAGACAGGCATCAAGCATTACAAAGCCGAAGTTTTGCCACAGCACAAAGCCGACTTTGTGAAAGAACTGCAAAGTAAAGGAAAGGTAGTGGCAATGGTGGGCGATGGTATCAACGACAGCACCGCATTGGCAACAGCCGATGTAAGTATCGCAATGGGCAAAGGCAGCGACATCGCAATGGACGTAGCCAAGATGACCATCATTTCGTCCGACCTGACCAAGATACCGCAGGCAATACGCTTGTCCAAACAGACCGTAGCCACCATCAAGCAAAACCTGTTCTGGGCGTTTATCTACAACGTAATCGGCATTCCGGTAGCGGCAGGCATCCTTTACCCTGTTAACGGCTTCCTGCTCAACCCGATGATTGCGGGTGCGGCAATGGCATTGAGCAGCGTGAGCGTGGTCAGTAACAGCCTGCGGTTGAAGTGGAAGAAATAA
- a CDS encoding helix-turn-helix domain-containing protein: protein MNTIFIKNMVCDRCIMVVQNELEKLGLDAKNIKLGEVILSKEITSLEKENLSKTLEPLGFEVIDDKKGRIIEKIKNIIIDLVHHQDSDVKTNLSDVLSDKLHHDYNYLSNLFSEVEGTTIEKYFIAQKVEKVKELLVYDELSLSEIANRLNYSSVAYLSNQFKKVTGLTPSHFKQIKEDKRKPLDKV, encoded by the coding sequence ATGAATACAATCTTTATTAAAAATATGGTTTGCGACCGTTGCATTATGGTGGTACAAAACGAATTGGAAAAACTGGGATTAGATGCTAAAAATATAAAACTGGGCGAAGTTATTCTTTCCAAAGAAATAACATCTCTGGAAAAAGAGAATTTGTCCAAAACTTTAGAGCCATTAGGATTTGAAGTAATTGACGATAAAAAAGGCAGGATAATAGAAAAGATAAAGAACATTATCATTGACCTGGTACACCATCAGGATAGTGATGTAAAAACCAACCTTTCCGATGTATTGAGTGACAAATTGCATCACGATTACAATTACCTGTCCAATCTGTTTTCAGAGGTAGAGGGTACAACCATTGAAAAATACTTTATCGCCCAAAAGGTGGAGAAAGTCAAAGAATTGTTGGTGTATGATGAGTTGTCATTAAGTGAGATTGCGAACCGCCTAAATTATTCGAGCGTGGCATATTTGAGTAACCAGTTTAAAAAAGTTACCGGGCTAACACCAAGCCATTTCAAACAGATTAAAGAGGATAAAAGAAAACCGTTGGATAAAGTGTAA
- a CDS encoding heavy metal translocating P-type ATPase, which translates to MHPQVLKDEPGKCPLCGMALVPVGGASASHEHTSEHGHSGHSHHDHAKESFDKHEGHHTGDFLARFWVSLVITIPILLLSHMIQQWLGFSFTFSGDKYVLLALGTVIYIYGGLPFLKGMIGEIKAKAIGMMTLVAIAISVAYIYSVAVVFGLQGMDFFWELATLIDIMLLGHWLEMRSQMAASRALQSLVALLPNDVTVERNGEAVKIKLEELQSGETVIIKPGEKIPADGLVLEGLSYINESMLTGESVPVKKEANSKVIAGSINGDGAVKVKVTAVGKDSYLNRVINLVQEAQATKSNTQNLADKVAKWLTFIAIAVGVATFIYWFSSTGDIAFALERMVTVMVTACPHALGVAIPLVVAISTTLSATNGLLIRNRTAFETTRKLSTIIFDKTGTLTKGSHAVEKVLPLTDEYNADEVIQYAAAVQQNSEHHIAKGIMAALKQRSLTLWKSENFSYMQGIGVKGVVNGKNVVAAGPNYFTENHLSLPKIPTEINQEAETVNFVLIEDRVIGIITLADSIREGSGQAVDELKNMNIKSFLLTGDNDKIAAAVAEKLGMDGYLANVLPHNKQEKVKEFQAKGEIVAMTGDGVNDAPALAQADVGIAVGSGTDVAAETADIILVDSDPRDVVKLIDFGKLTYKKMVQNLIWAVGYNVVAIPLAAGVLYPKFILSPAMGAVLMSVSTIVVAINASFLKIKK; encoded by the coding sequence ATGCACCCACAGGTGCTAAAAGACGAACCGGGAAAATGCCCGCTCTGTGGCATGGCATTGGTTCCCGTTGGCGGTGCGTCAGCTTCTCATGAACACACATCAGAACATGGGCATTCAGGGCATTCTCACCATGACCATGCTAAAGAAAGTTTTGATAAACATGAGGGGCATCATACAGGCGATTTCCTTGCACGTTTTTGGGTAAGCCTCGTCATTACAATTCCTATCCTGCTGCTGTCGCACATGATACAGCAGTGGTTAGGCTTTAGCTTTACTTTTAGTGGCGATAAATATGTGCTGCTTGCGTTAGGTACGGTGATTTATATCTATGGGGGCTTGCCATTCCTAAAAGGAATGATTGGCGAGATAAAAGCCAAAGCCATAGGCATGATGACCCTTGTTGCCATCGCCATATCGGTAGCCTACATCTATTCGGTAGCCGTAGTATTTGGTTTGCAGGGGATGGATTTCTTTTGGGAACTGGCAACCCTTATTGACATTATGCTTTTAGGGCATTGGTTGGAAATGCGTTCCCAAATGGCTGCTTCACGGGCATTGCAATCATTGGTGGCTTTGTTGCCCAATGATGTTACGGTGGAGCGGAACGGAGAAGCCGTAAAGATAAAGCTCGAAGAACTGCAAAGCGGTGAAACAGTTATCATAAAACCGGGAGAAAAAATTCCCGCCGACGGATTGGTACTGGAGGGGCTTTCGTACATCAATGAAAGTATGCTTACCGGGGAAAGTGTTCCGGTAAAAAAAGAAGCCAACAGCAAGGTTATTGCAGGCTCTATCAATGGTGATGGTGCTGTGAAAGTTAAGGTAACAGCGGTTGGAAAAGACAGCTACCTGAACAGGGTTATCAATCTTGTACAAGAGGCACAGGCTACCAAGTCCAATACACAAAACCTTGCGGACAAAGTAGCAAAATGGCTCACTTTTATTGCAATTGCTGTTGGTGTAGCTACATTCATTTATTGGTTTAGCAGCACCGGAGATATTGCTTTCGCATTAGAACGGATGGTTACGGTAATGGTAACAGCTTGCCCCCACGCATTGGGCGTGGCTATCCCGTTGGTGGTCGCCATTTCCACAACGCTATCTGCGACCAATGGGCTGCTTATCCGCAACCGCACGGCATTTGAAACGACCCGCAAGCTATCTACCATCATTTTTGATAAGACCGGAACGCTCACCAAAGGTTCCCACGCAGTAGAAAAGGTTTTACCCTTAACGGATGAATACAATGCCGATGAGGTTATACAGTATGCTGCCGCAGTACAGCAAAATTCAGAACACCATATTGCAAAAGGTATCATGGCTGCATTGAAACAAAGGAGCCTCACCTTATGGAAGTCTGAAAACTTTAGCTATATGCAGGGAATAGGTGTAAAAGGTGTTGTAAACGGGAAAAATGTCGTAGCAGCGGGACCGAATTATTTCACCGAAAACCACCTTTCACTACCCAAAATCCCAACAGAAATCAATCAGGAAGCCGAAACGGTAAATTTCGTTCTCATTGAAGACCGGGTAATTGGCATCATCACCTTAGCAGACAGCATCCGTGAGGGTTCCGGGCAGGCGGTTGATGAACTCAAAAATATGAACATCAAATCTTTTCTGCTTACCGGGGACAATGACAAGATTGCTGCTGCGGTAGCTGAAAAATTAGGAATGGACGGGTATTTGGCTAATGTACTTCCGCATAACAAGCAGGAGAAAGTAAAGGAATTTCAGGCAAAAGGCGAAATCGTAGCAATGACTGGTGATGGTGTAAATGATGCACCTGCATTGGCGCAGGCAGACGTAGGTATTGCTGTGGGTTCCGGTACAGATGTGGCAGCCGAAACTGCGGATATTATATTGGTGGACAGTGACCCGAGGGATGTGGTCAAACTGATTGACTTCGGCAAACTTACTTATAAAAAGATGGTACAAAACCTGATATGGGCGGTTGGCTACAACGTGGTAGCAATCCCTCTTGCCGCAGGCGTACTTTATCCCAAATTTATTTTAAGCCCCGCTATGGGTGCTGTGCTGATGAGCGTAAGCACCATTGTAGTGGCTATTAATGCAAGTTTTTTAAAAATCAAAAAATAA
- a CDS encoding heme-binding domain-containing protein, protein MSLTKKIILGLAVILIGLQFFQPLRNQSDEVTASHIEKVYAVPQNVKAILIQSCYDCHSNNTSYPWYSRIQPGAWYMAQHIKKGKEELNFSDFGAYSARRQRNKFRAMAGQVKDGEMPLASYTLIHRNAILSQEDKQVLMKWFEAMEDSISFKN, encoded by the coding sequence ATGTCTTTAACGAAGAAAATCATATTGGGGTTGGCTGTTATCTTAATCGGCTTACAGTTTTTTCAGCCGTTACGGAACCAGTCGGATGAAGTAACAGCCTCCCATATTGAAAAGGTATATGCCGTACCGCAAAATGTAAAGGCTATCCTTATCCAGTCCTGTTATGACTGCCATAGCAACAATACCAGTTACCCGTGGTATAGCCGTATCCAACCCGGAGCGTGGTATATGGCACAGCATATCAAAAAAGGTAAGGAAGAACTCAACTTTAGCGACTTTGGAGCCTATTCTGCCCGCAGGCAGCGAAATAAGTTCAGGGCTATGGCGGGGCAGGTTAAGGACGGAGAAATGCCCTTAGCGTCATACACACTCATTCATCGAAATGCTATATTGTCGCAAGAGGATAAGCAGGTTTTGATGAAATGGTTCGAGGCAATGGAAGATAGTATTTCATTTAAGAACTGA
- a CDS encoding RteC domain-containing protein produces the protein MDKFYNEILIKLENEIKELEIEADCSIVRIEAVIQLIIKCLSDVKKYVLKRGFKDVNEEIHFFKYQKPVIVSKLIYYNAIYKIETRRPYGNKRTKKYFTKELKKLKRFFENNLDFYKYYRSNNSFVDEKFFVRGKHDIRLWLDTFYFEADHRFSTSHDYKVAKIIANDLIQVYLEDRLHNVNMKKVSENSLKWTASKTALTELIYALYSHGVFNNGNTDIKLIAKTFEDAFNIELGDFYHTFMELKARKINRTKFLDSLCEALIKKMDEQDEKQ, from the coding sequence ATGGATAAATTTTATAACGAAATACTGATTAAACTGGAAAACGAAATCAAAGAATTGGAGATTGAGGCTGACTGTTCGATAGTACGCATTGAAGCAGTTATACAACTTATCATCAAATGTTTATCCGACGTAAAAAAATATGTCTTAAAAAGAGGATTTAAGGATGTCAATGAAGAAATCCATTTTTTCAAATATCAGAAACCTGTTATTGTTTCAAAGCTCATTTACTATAATGCCATCTATAAAATCGAAACGAGAAGACCCTACGGAAATAAACGTACCAAGAAATATTTTACCAAAGAACTGAAAAAGCTAAAAAGGTTCTTTGAGAACAACCTTGATTTTTACAAGTATTACCGCAGCAATAATTCTTTCGTTGACGAGAAGTTTTTTGTAAGGGGGAAGCACGATATAAGACTTTGGTTAGACACTTTTTATTTCGAGGCAGACCATCGCTTTTCTACTTCGCATGATTATAAAGTAGCAAAGATAATTGCCAATGACCTGATACAAGTTTATCTTGAAGACAGACTGCACAACGTCAATATGAAAAAAGTTTCAGAAAATTCGCTGAAATGGACGGCAAGCAAAACAGCACTGACGGAACTCATATATGCACTGTATTCCCACGGAGTGTTTAACAATGGGAATACAGACATAAAATTGATAGCTAAAACTTTTGAAGATGCCTTTAATATTGAGTTAGGCGATTTTTACCACACGTTTATGGAACTCAAAGCCCGTAAGATAAACCGAACAAAATTCCTTGATAGCCTGTGTGAAGCACTGATTAAGAAAATGGACGAACAGGATGAAAAACAGTAA
- a CDS encoding DUF3347 domain-containing protein: MKNITLSIVAVIMAFVTVSCNQTSNKSEKSSNDSAVVSEEQSSAQPKENDTVTTTAVTDTSKGETVKTATTTFSIAPIITDYLSLKNALASNNDKAAASAGKKLFATLNKVDMNSIPADKHSKYMDIADDAKENAEHIGENAGNIDHQREHLASLSEDLKDLVSLFGTPQTLYQDHCPMFNDGKGAVWFSESKEIKNPYYGSKMISCGKVQQTINRK, translated from the coding sequence ATGAAAAATATAACATTATCAATCGTTGCAGTTATCATGGCATTTGTAACAGTGTCATGCAATCAGACTTCCAATAAAAGTGAGAAGTCTTCAAATGACAGTGCTGTGGTATCAGAAGAACAGTCTTCTGCCCAACCAAAAGAGAATGATACGGTAACAACTACTGCCGTTACCGATACATCAAAAGGTGAAACGGTGAAAACAGCAACCACAACCTTTTCTATTGCACCCATAATTACCGATTATCTGTCATTGAAGAACGCCCTTGCTTCAAACAATGACAAAGCTGCTGCCAGCGCAGGTAAAAAGCTGTTTGCTACTTTAAACAAGGTGGATATGAACTCCATTCCTGCCGATAAGCACAGTAAATACATGGACATTGCCGATGATGCTAAGGAAAATGCGGAACATATCGGGGAGAATGCAGGCAATATAGACCACCAACGGGAACATTTAGCCTCGCTTAGCGAAGATTTGAAAGACCTGGTTAGTTTGTTCGGTACACCACAAACATTGTATCAAGACCATTGCCCGATGTTCAATGACGGCAAGGGTGCTGTTTGGTTCAGCGAAAGCAAAGAAATCAAAAATCCTTACTACGGCTCAAAAATGATTAGCTGCGGTAAGGTGCAGCAAACAATTAACCGTAAATAA
- a CDS encoding DUF305 domain-containing protein: MENMQNNHHTGHASGHGAHNSKHALAMYKRFVVMAVVMFGAMYFLMYAMIDGWQNLILNINNLYMTLLMTSAMLLIELVIMKAMYVNRKMNWLIAIVSVAVGIFSWFGIREQINVGDKQFAKGMIPHHAAAILMSEKAKLTDPELIQLQKNILETQAEEIALMKRKLKEFEESK; this comes from the coding sequence ATGGAAAATATGCAGAACAACCACCATACAGGTCATGCTTCAGGGCATGGTGCGCACAATTCAAAACACGCTTTAGCCATGTACAAACGCTTTGTGGTTATGGCTGTCGTAATGTTCGGCGCAATGTACTTTCTGATGTATGCTATGATAGACGGATGGCAGAACCTTATACTCAATATCAACAATTTGTACATGACCCTGCTGATGACCTCGGCAATGTTGCTTATCGAATTAGTGATAATGAAAGCGATGTACGTCAACAGGAAAATGAATTGGTTGATAGCCATAGTTTCAGTCGCCGTTGGCATCTTTTCGTGGTTTGGCATCAGGGAGCAAATCAATGTGGGGGATAAACAATTTGCAAAAGGTATGATACCCCATCACGCAGCAGCAATATTAATGTCCGAAAAGGCAAAGCTGACCGACCCGGAACTGATACAGTTGCAAAAAAACATACTTGAAACCCAAGCGGAAGAAATTGCATTGATGAAGCGAAAACTGAAAGAGTTTGAAGAAAGTAAATAA
- a CDS encoding phosphoribosylpyrophosphate synthetase, whose translation MVQYNDMVQALKDLRQRGYSMDFSLLPDCLFCASRSLKLKPEDFTVTETHRFESLDSSPDNNAVIYAISSNDGKNKGVLVDAYGAYAEEMTHEMAKKLSAT comes from the coding sequence ATGGTACAGTACAATGACATGGTGCAGGCGCTTAAAGACCTAAGACAGCGTGGATACAGTATGGACTTTAGTCTGTTGCCGGACTGCCTGTTCTGTGCGTCAAGGAGCCTGAAACTAAAACCGGAGGATTTTACGGTTACGGAAACCCATAGGTTTGAAAGCCTCGACAGCAGTCCTGATAACAATGCCGTGATTTATGCCATATCGTCCAATGATGGTAAGAATAAAGGCGTACTTGTTGATGCCTATGGTGCTTATGCCGAAGAAATGACCCATGAGATGGCAAAAAAATTAAGTGCAACATAA